ACCAATGGATTGGCTAGAGAAGAAATTACAACGTGTCTTAACGGATGAGGAAAAGGCGGCGCTGCAAAAATTGGGCGGCCCAGAAGCACTTAAGAAGCGACTTGAAGAGTTGTTCAAAGAGCAAAAAGAGTGGCATGGCGGAGGTAACAAATGGATTGGGGCTGGTGGATCCTCTCCTTTTGGTCACAGCGGCTATCACCCAGAAGGAATCCGGATTGGTGGCGAGAGCGCTGGCAACCGGACTGCTATCAAGGTCTGGGAAGCTCGAGAATTTAAAGATTACGACGGTGATTTAGCCCTAGGCACACGCAATATTAAGGTTGCATTACGTCGCCTCCGCCGCTTTGCTCGGGAAGGCTCAGTGCTGGAGCTTGATCTAGATAAGACGATTCACTCTACGGCTGCTAATGCTGGTATGTTGGATATTCAGATGCGCCCCGAGCGTCATAACCAGGTCAAAGTGTTATTGCTGATGGATGTTGGCGGATCTATGGACGACCATATTAAGCAGATCGGTGAGCTCTTCTCCGCCGCTAAAGCTGAGTTCAAGCATTTAGAGTATTACTACTTTCATAACTGTATTTATGAAAACCTTTGGCAAA
Above is a genomic segment from Polynucleobacter wuianus containing:
- a CDS encoding vWA domain-containing protein, which encodes MLIQFFLNLKEAKVPVSVREFLTLLEALKSGVIQPSIDKFYQLSRMTLVKDEQHFDRFDQVFGSYFKGVEQIIALSPDIPMDWLEKKLQRVLTDEEKAALQKLGGPEALKKRLEELFKEQKEWHGGGNKWIGAGGSSPFGHSGYHPEGIRIGGESAGNRTAIKVWEAREFKDYDGDLALGTRNIKVALRRLRRFAREGSVLELDLDKTIHSTAANAGMLDIQMRPERHNQVKVLLLMDVGGSMDDHIKQIGELFSAAKAEFKHLEYYYFHNCIYENLWQSNRRRRDQLTSTQDIINKYGPDYKLIFVGDATMSPYEILSANGSVEYNNKEAGAVWVNRLLNHFPHFVWLNPEPESIWQYRQSIDIMKNLMKDRMYPVTLSGLESAMRTLSK